In the Haloarcula salinisoli genome, AGTCGTTCGCTCTCACGGATCTTCCCCAGTAGTTCGAACCCGCCGTGGCCGGGCATCATCACGTCGAGGACGATGAGGTCGGGTGTCGCCATCTCCAGAAGACAGTCCCAGCACTTCGCCCCGTCGGCACACGTCGTCACCTCGTACCCCTCCGACTCGAGGCTGAACTCCAGCATCTGGCGGATATCTCCGTCGTCGTCCGCACAGACGATATGCGGAGCGTCTGGGCTACTCCCCTCCCCGTTTGCCAGTGTTTCGTTCATTGTTTCCCCCGTCGGTCGAACTTCTATCCCCGTCGGACCGATGCTCACCCGCTCAAGCGTACGACCATCCCGCGGCGACTGACCCGTTCCGAACGTCGGTCCAGCAAGCTCGCTCCGCCTTTGCAGTTCAGGCTATACAAAGATATCTGGATAACGTAATAAAAGTGGTGGGGTATACGCTGGGCTGGTCACAGCCCTGTCAACTGTCGTTCCAGGATGAGCGATATAAACACAACCCCTTTGCACCGCCCACCCCAACTACCGCCAATGTCGGAGTGTGACGTCTGCGGGAAGCAAGAGAACATGCCCTACCAGTGCGGGCACTGCGGGGGGACCTACTGCGCCGAGCACCGGTTGCCCGAGGCCCACGACTGCCCGGGGCTGGACAACTGGAACGACCCGAAGGGAGTGTTCGACAGCGGGTTCGACGACTCCGTCGACGGCGGCTCGTCGGGCGGTTCGGGCGGCGTGGCCGACCGCTTTGGGGTCAATACCGGTCCCGGGGGGCCGTTGGCGTACTTCCGCGGCAACATGACCTACGTGTTCCTGGCCACCATGGCCATCGTCTTCGTGTTGCAACACGTCGTCTTGCTGACGCTTGGGGTTCGAGCTCATCAGTTCCTCTTCGTCATCCATCCCCAGAACCCGGAGTACGTCTGGACCTGGGTGACGTCTATCTTCTCGCACGCGCCCTTTAGCCTCAGCCACATCGCGCTGAACGGCCTCGTCATCTACTTCTTCGGGCGACTGGCCGAGCGCCAGATGGGGTCGAAGAAGTTCACGCTGTTTTTCATCGGTTCCGGGGTCCTCGCTGGCCTCGGCCAGATAGGAATCCAGATGCTTCAGGGGGGGACCACGGGCGCACTCGGGGCGAGCGGTGCTGCCCTGGCAATCCTCGGCTTCGTCACCGTCCTGAACCCGGACCTCACCGTCTATCTGTACTTCCTGCTTCCGGTGCCTATCTGGGCCATCACCGGCTTCTACGCGATTATCAGTATCGCCGGTGTGCTGGCACCAGGCGCGGGTATTCTCGGCGGAAACGTTGGTCATGCGGCCCATCTCGCCGGTCTCGTCATCGGGCTCTGGTACGGTAAGCGCATCAAGGACCGGACGCGTATCCCGAACCAGATTCAGTTCGGCGGCCGCCGTGGCGGTGGCGGTCCCGGTGGCCCAGGCGGGCCCGGCGGTCGCGGTCCGTTCTGATGGACATCGTTCGTCCGGAGTTCGTCCCGGACCCCTCGCTCTCGACCGCCGAGATGGAGGCCCTGCAACGTGATATCGCCGAGGCGGCGGTCTTTGCGGACGAGTTCGCGTTCGACCCCGATGCCGTCTCGCTGGACGGGCCGGCCGGACAGCAGACGCTCGGCGAGCGACCAGCCAGTGTCGCCGATGACACCGCGACCGAGGGCGCCGACCAGCCCCTCGTCGCCGGCGTCGACCAGGCCTTCGTCGGCGACCGCGCGATATCGGCCATCGTCGTCCTGCGGGGCCGCGAGGTCATAGAGCGGGTCTATGCGGTCGAACCGACGGAGATTCCGTACGTCCCCGGCCTCCTCTCCTTTCGCGAGGGCGGGGCCATCCTCGCGGCCTTTTCAGCGCTGGAGCACGTGCCCGATATCGTCTTCGTCGACGGCAGCGGCCGCATCCACTACCGCGAGGCGGGACTGGCGACGCACATCGGGGTCACGCTGGATGTCCCAGCTATCGGCGTCGCGAAGAACCTGCTGTGTGGTCGACCACGGGAGTCACTGGACCGAAAGCTCCCCGAGGGCGCCCGCGTCGCCATCGAGGCCGACGCCGAGGTCGAGACTGCTACTGATGGACCCATCATCGGCTACGCCGTCCAGAGCCGACAGTACGACTCGTCGAGTCAGTACATCAATCCGCTCGTCGTCAGCCCCGGCCACCGGGTCAGCGCGGCGACCGCGGCCGACCTCGTGGTGGCGACGGCGGCGGGGTACAAACTCCCCGAGCCGACGCGGCTCGCCGACGCCTACGCCGACTCGGTGAAAGGCGACCTGTGAGGCGTTCGTCGCGGCGCCGAACGGGGGAAGCTTAATTGCCCGGGGTGAGACGGCCCTCGTATGGCCAAGACGGTGCTGATAACCGGTGCCTCCTCGGGCATCGGCCGCGCGACAGCCGAGGCGTTTCTGGACGACGACTGGCAGGTCTGGGCGACCGCCCGCGACGAGGACGACGTCGCGGCGCTGGCCGAGGCCGGCTGTGAGACGGCCGAACTCGACGTGACCAACGCTCGGGAGTGCGAGCGCGTCGTCGAGGACGTCGTCGAGGCGGCCGGGCGCATCGACTGCCTGGTGAACAACGCCGGCTACGCCCACTTTGGCGCCGTCGAGGACGTCTCGACGGAGGACCTCGAAAAACAGTTCGACGTGAACCTCTATGGCCCGCACCGACTGATTCGGGAAGTCATGCCCCACATGCGGGCCCGGGAGTCGGGCGCAATCATCAACGTCTCCAGTGTCGCTGGCAAGCTC is a window encoding:
- a CDS encoding response regulator transcription factor — translated: MNETLANGEGSSPDAPHIVCADDDGDIRQMLEFSLESEGYEVTTCADGAKCWDCLLEMATPDLIVLDVMMPGHGGFELLGKIRESERLADVPVIILTSRTREEDVVTGFDSGANHYVEKPFSPRGLAARIRTVLE
- a CDS encoding rhomboid family intramembrane serine protease, which codes for MSECDVCGKQENMPYQCGHCGGTYCAEHRLPEAHDCPGLDNWNDPKGVFDSGFDDSVDGGSSGGSGGVADRFGVNTGPGGPLAYFRGNMTYVFLATMAIVFVLQHVVLLTLGVRAHQFLFVIHPQNPEYVWTWVTSIFSHAPFSLSHIALNGLVIYFFGRLAERQMGSKKFTLFFIGSGVLAGLGQIGIQMLQGGTTGALGASGAALAILGFVTVLNPDLTVYLYFLLPVPIWAITGFYAIISIAGVLAPGAGILGGNVGHAAHLAGLVIGLWYGKRIKDRTRIPNQIQFGGRRGGGGPGGPGGPGGRGPF
- a CDS encoding endonuclease V — encoded protein: MDIVRPEFVPDPSLSTAEMEALQRDIAEAAVFADEFAFDPDAVSLDGPAGQQTLGERPASVADDTATEGADQPLVAGVDQAFVGDRAISAIVVLRGREVIERVYAVEPTEIPYVPGLLSFREGGAILAAFSALEHVPDIVFVDGSGRIHYREAGLATHIGVTLDVPAIGVAKNLLCGRPRESLDRKLPEGARVAIEADAEVETATDGPIIGYAVQSRQYDSSSQYINPLVVSPGHRVSAATAADLVVATAAGYKLPEPTRLADAYADSVKGDL
- a CDS encoding SDR family oxidoreductase, with the protein product MAKTVLITGASSGIGRATAEAFLDDDWQVWATARDEDDVAALAEAGCETAELDVTNARECERVVEDVVEAAGRIDCLVNNAGYAHFGAVEDVSTEDLEKQFDVNLYGPHRLIREVMPHMRARESGAIINVSSVAGKLSLPGQGGYAASKFALEGLSDALRVEAGEYDVDVVLVEPGPVETNFYDRAQDEQESNDHTGAYDWLSTAREDSRLAGIQDALSVTPGTVALTIRDAANASDPDPRYPVGEGAKLLLMARHLPGRWRDAAFGVIRKLSS